The Micromonospora sp. NBC_00421 DNA window CGTGGGCGGGTGGGCGCGGGCCGGCGGACGGCCGGCGCGGCGTTGACCCGTCGGCGGGCGGTGGATCACGGTCGGCTGGCGGCGAGCCTCTGTCCGCCGGCCGTCCTCGGCTGACCCCACCCCGCCCCCACAGCGCCGGCCCCGGTCCTGCGAACCCCGGCGTCACCCCTGGCTGAACGGACCCCTCATGCTGCTCGACCCCCGCGCGCCGCGGTTCGCCGCCGCCGTGACCACCGTCGTCCTCGCCGTCGCCCTCGTCACCGGGTCGACGGTGCCGCTGATCGCCCAGGCGGTGGTCTTCGCGGTGACCGCGGCCAGTCCCCGCCTCGGCCCGTACGGGCTGCTCTACCGGGTCTTCGTCGCGCCCCGGCTCGCCCCGCCCCGCGAGCTGGAGCCCGCCGCGCCGGTGCGCTTCGCCCAACTCGTCGGCCTGCTCTTCGTGCTGGTCGCCGCGATCGGCCAGTTCGTCGGCGTACCGGCGCTGGGCTTCGCCGCGACCGGCGCGGCGCTGGTGGCGGCGTTCCTCAACGCGGCCTTCGACCTCTGCCTCGGCTGCGTCGGTTACCTCGCCCTGCGCCGGCTGGTCGGCCGGCCGATGACGGCCCGGGTGCCCACCGGCCTGTCCTGAACCGGTCGGACGGTCGGGCTGCCCGATCGTTCCGGGCAGGGGCTTGAAGTCCTATCGCATTGATAGGAAAATCGATTCATGCTGCTCGCCATGCTGTTCGCCTCTCGCCGGGTCGTAGACCTGATGCGGGTCGCCGCGCAGCGCTGTCCCGGACTGTCCGCCACCGTCTGACCGTCCGTGCCGCCGCCTGCTGGTCGCCGGCCTGCGCCGGCCGGTGGCGGTCCGCGACGTCGGGCCCGGTGCCGCGCCCGGCCCCGACGCCGGTCCCGATCCGCCGCCACGACCACCTCACCCGACCCGGGGAGCTCACATGACCGACGCAGCGCACGACATCGGGCCCTTCGTCAGCGACTGGCGGGACTGGCACCGGCGGCACGAGGAGACGCTGGCCGCACCGTACGGCTTCCTCGCCGTCACCGGTCTGCACTGGCTCACCGCCCGGCCGCAGCGCTTCCCCGACCTGCCCGGGCAGTGGCACACCGGCGACGAGGGGGTGGTCGTCACCCTGGCCGGGGGCGAGCAGCTCACCGTCGACGGTCGGCCGGTGCGGGGCCGGCACGGGTTCGGGCCGATAGCCGAGCGTGGTGGGCGCACCGTCGGGATCGAGGGCGGGGTGTTGGAGGTGGCCCGTCGCGGCGGGCGGGACATCCTGCGCCCCCGCCGCCCCGACCATCCACTGCGCACCGCCTTCCGGGGCACCCCGGCATACCCGCCGACACCGCGCTGGGTCCTCGCCGGGCGGTACGTGCCGTTCGACACGCCCCGGCCGACCACCGTCGGTGCGGCGGTGGAGGGGCTCGAGCACGTCTACGACGCCCCCGGTCGGATCGAGTTCAGCGTCGACGGGGTGCCGTTGCGGCTGACCGCGTTCGACGGCTTCACGCCGGGCAGCCTGTCGGTGCTGTTCACCGACGCCACCTCCGGCGTCACCACCTATCCGGCGAACCGGGCGCTGGCCGTCGACGCCCCGGACGCCCAGGGCCGGGTGACGCTGGACTTCAACCGGGCCGCCAACCTGCCCTGCGCGTACACCGACTTCGCGACCTGTCCGCTGCCGCCGGTGGAGAACCGCCTGCCGGTCGCCGTCGAGGCCGGCGAGAAGATCCCGTACGAGCGGCACGCGCCCGCCGCCCGGCCGTGACCGTCCGATCCGTCCGCAGGAGGCCCGTCAGATGACCGTGCCCGACCATCTCCCGCCGCCGGTCGAGGCCGACGCGGACGCGCTGCGTACGCTGCTGCGCCACCAGGCCAGCACCGTCACGGTGGTCACCGCGCCCGGTGCCCCGGCGGTCGGCTTCACCGCCACCTCGTTCACCTCGGTGTCGCTGGCCCCGCCGATCGTCTCGTTCTGCCTGAACGTCGGCTCGTCGAGCTGGTCGACGGTGGCCCGGACCCGGCATCTGGCCGTGCACCTGCTGGCCCACCACCAGCAGGAGTTGGCCCGCACCTTCGCCACCAGCGGTATCGACCGGTTCGCCGCACCGACCCGGTGGCGGGTCGGGCCGGAGGGGGTGCCGATCCTCGACGACACCCTGGCGTGGCTGCTCTGCCGGGTGGTCGAGCGGGTGACCGTCGGCGACCACGCGATCGTGCTCGCCGAGCCGGAGCTGATCCGGCACAGCGACGTCGGATCGCCGCTGCTGTACCACCGGGGCCGGTACGCCGGTCTGGCCGGCGGCCCGGACGGGGCGTCCCGCCGTCCCGCCGCCTGACCGTCCTGCCGCTCGATCGACGCGCCGATCCCGCCGGGCGCAATACCTGTAAATCCTATAGCCTTAGTATGCAATGCGTCAACGGATCGATCGCTCCACGTGCGATAGCCGACATCCGACGCGTGTTTCGTTGACATCACCGGCGCCACGGAGGTGGACTCGGCCCATGTCCAGCGAGCTGCGGCTGACGATCCGCGGCCACATCGACTTCGGTCGGGTGTGGTCGAGTTCCTGTCTGGCCTGACCCGGCACCCACACCCGTACCCGACGCGCCGTACCGGCCCGTCGAGGTGGGGCTCACCGCCGAGCTGACCGCCGCACTGTTTCCGACACCCTCCACCGGCCCGCGCCCTGTGCCCGGCCGGTTGTCGGCGTACCCACTCCCGCCTGTCTGGACAGGAGACCCCGTCATGTCCGTCCGCCCCCTGCGGACCCTCGCCGTCGCCGCCGTGCTCGCGCTCGCCGCCGGCTGCGCCACCGCCACCACCCCGGCCGTCGAGGCCGCCGGGCAACCCCGCTCCGGCGGTGCCCTCACCTGGGCCGTGGAAACCGAACCGATCACCCTCAACCCGCACCAGTACGCCCAGGCCAAGGCCCGCCTGCTGGTCTGGAACAGCTTCGAGTCGCTGCTCACCTACGACAGCCAGGGCAAGCTGGTGCCCTGGCTGGCGACCGGCTGGCAGGCCACGCCGGACGGCCTGAGCTACACCCTGCCGCTGCGCGCCGGGGTGACCTTCACCGACGGCACCCCGTTCGACGCCGCCGCCGTCAAGGTCAACCTCGACAAGCTCCGCGAGCCCGGGTACGCGCCGGCGGTCGCCGCCGTGCAACTGCGCAACCTCCGGGCCGTCGAGGTCGTCGACCCGCGCACCGTACGGCTCACCCTGACCGCCCCCGACGTGCTCATCCTCGACTTCCTCGCCTCCCCGCAGGGTGCCCAGGTGTCGCCGAGGTCGCTGCGGGAGGCGAAGAACCTCAAGGCCGGCGGCGTCGACGTCGTCGGCACCGGGCCGTTCGTGCTGGACCGCTACGTCCCCGGCCAGGAACTGCACTACCGGCGCAACCCCGGCTACGACTGGGCCCCGCCCACCGCCACCCACACCGGCCCGGCCCACCTCGACGAGATCACCTACCGGTTCCTCAAGGAGTCCGCGGTGCGGGTCGGCGCCCTCACCTCGAACCAGGTACAGCTCATCGAGGGCGTGCCCGCCACCGACCAGCCACTGATCACCGGCAACCCCCGACTGCGGCTGACCCGCGAGCTGAACTCCGGCTCGGCCTATTCGTACTACTTCAACGTCTCCCGCGCCCCCTTCGACGACCTGCGGGTCCGGCAGGCGTTCCGGGAGGCCCTCGACGTCGACACCGTGCTGGCCTCGGTCTACCGGGACACCGCCACCCGGGCGTGGAGCGTGGTCAGCCCGTCCAGCCCGCTCTACGACAGGCGGCTGGAAGGCGGCTACGGCGGTGACACCGCCAAGGCCAACAGCCTGCTCGACCAGGCCGGCTGGAAGACCCGCGACGCCGACGGGTACCGCACCCGGGACGGCCGGCGGCTCACCGTACGGCTGGTGCAGGCCGCCCCGTACGTCCGGGACCGCCGCGACGTGCTCGCCCAGGCCGTACAGGCGGCGGTGAAGCAGAGCGCCGGCATCGACCTCAGGGTCTCCCTGGTCGACCAGGGCACCGCCCAGCAGGCGTTCGAGCGCAACGAGTACGAGGTCTTCGACAACTCCCGCGCCGACACCGACGCCGGAGCGGCGCTGAACCTGCTGCTGCACTCCGGGGGCGGCATCAACCGCGCCCGGATCAACGACCCGCAGCTCGACAGGCTCCTGGAGGCCGGGCAGGCCACCGCCGACCCGTCCCGTCGGGCCGCCGGCTACGCCGAGCTGCAACAGCGGGTCGTCGCGGAGCAGGCGCTCGCCCTGCCGCTCTACGCCCCGGCCGACCAGATCGCCGCCAGCACCACCGTGGGCGGGGCACGGTTCGAACCCACCGCCGGGGTGCCGGCCAGCGCGTACGACCTGTGGATCGCGCGATGAGCCTGCTCCGGGCGGTGCTCCGCCGGGTCGCCACCGGCCTCGTCGTGCTCTGGGTCGCCGCCACCGCCGCCTATCTGGCGCTGCTGGCCGCGCCCGGGGACACCGTGGACAGCATCGTCGCCGACGGCGCGGACACCCCGCAGATCCGCGCCCAGATCATCGCCGAGTGGGGCCTGGACCGGCCGGCGGTCGTCCAGTACCTCGACTACCTGTGGCGGCTGGCCGGGGGCGACCTGGGCCGCTCCTACCTGCTGCAACGTCCGGTCGCCGAGGTCATCGGCGAGCAACTCGCCCCCACCGCGACCCTCGCCGTCGCCGCCGCCGGACTCGGGGCGCTGCTGGCCGTCGCGATGGCGGTCGGCACCGCCGGCCGTCGCCGGCGCTGGCCGCGCCGGGCCAGCTCCGGCGTCGAACTCCTGCTGGTCTCCACCCCGCCGTTCCTGATCGGCATCGTGCTGCTCAGTGTGCTGTCCTTCCGGTACGGGCTGTTCCCGGTCTCCGGCGACCAGGGGACCGCCGCCGTGGTGCTGCCGGCGGTCACCCTGGCCCTGCCCATCGCCGGCCTGCTCGCCCAGGTGCTGCGCGACGGCCTGGACCGGGCGCTGGACGAGCCGTTCGTGTTGACCGTCCGGTCCCGGGGGGTGCGGGAACGGGCGGTGCTGCTGCGCCACGCCCTGCGGCACGCCCTGTTGCCGGCGGTCACCCTCGCCGGCTGGCTCTTCGGCATCCTGCTCGGCGGTGCCGTCATCGTCGAGCAGGTGTTCGGCCGACCCGGTCTCGGCCAGGTCACCCTGAGCGCGGTGACCAGCAAGGACATGCCGGTGGTGCTGGCCGTGGTGACGCTCTCCGCCGCCGTCTACGTGCTGGTCAACACCGCCGCCGACCTGACCCACCTGCTCGTCGACCCGCGCCTGCGAAGGAGCTGACGATGACCGTCACCCTGGGTCCCACGCCCACCGCCGTCGCGGCGGTCCCCCTCGGCGTCGATCCGCCCGCCCCGGCCCGCCGACGGTGGGGCCGGCCACGACCGGGACTGCTCGCCGCCGGGGCGTACCTCGTCCTGCTGGTCGTCGCGGCGGTCCTCCCGGCGCTGCTGGCACCCGGCGATCCGCTCGCCGCCGACCCGCGCGCCGTGCTCACCGCCCCCGACGCGGCGCACTGGTTCGGCACCGACCACCTCGGCCGTGACGTCTGGACCCGGGTGGTGCACGGTGCCGGGCACTCGCTGACCATCGGTCTCG harbors:
- a CDS encoding DUF1684 domain-containing protein, yielding MTDAAHDIGPFVSDWRDWHRRHEETLAAPYGFLAVTGLHWLTARPQRFPDLPGQWHTGDEGVVVTLAGGEQLTVDGRPVRGRHGFGPIAERGGRTVGIEGGVLEVARRGGRDILRPRRPDHPLRTAFRGTPAYPPTPRWVLAGRYVPFDTPRPTTVGAAVEGLEHVYDAPGRIEFSVDGVPLRLTAFDGFTPGSLSVLFTDATSGVTTYPANRALAVDAPDAQGRVTLDFNRAANLPCAYTDFATCPLPPVENRLPVAVEAGEKIPYERHAPAARP
- a CDS encoding flavin reductase family protein, with translation MTVPDHLPPPVEADADALRTLLRHQASTVTVVTAPGAPAVGFTATSFTSVSLAPPIVSFCLNVGSSSWSTVARTRHLAVHLLAHHQQELARTFATSGIDRFAAPTRWRVGPEGVPILDDTLAWLLCRVVERVTVGDHAIVLAEPELIRHSDVGSPLLYHRGRYAGLAGGPDGASRRPAA
- a CDS encoding ABC transporter permease — encoded protein: MSLLRAVLRRVATGLVVLWVAATAAYLALLAAPGDTVDSIVADGADTPQIRAQIIAEWGLDRPAVVQYLDYLWRLAGGDLGRSYLLQRPVAEVIGEQLAPTATLAVAAAGLGALLAVAMAVGTAGRRRRWPRRASSGVELLLVSTPPFLIGIVLLSVLSFRYGLFPVSGDQGTAAVVLPAVTLALPIAGLLAQVLRDGLDRALDEPFVLTVRSRGVRERAVLLRHALRHALLPAVTLAGWLFGILLGGAVIVEQVFGRPGLGQVTLSAVTSKDMPVVLAVVTLSAAVYVLVNTAADLTHLLVDPRLRRS
- a CDS encoding ABC transporter substrate-binding protein, whose amino-acid sequence is MSVRPLRTLAVAAVLALAAGCATATTPAVEAAGQPRSGGALTWAVETEPITLNPHQYAQAKARLLVWNSFESLLTYDSQGKLVPWLATGWQATPDGLSYTLPLRAGVTFTDGTPFDAAAVKVNLDKLREPGYAPAVAAVQLRNLRAVEVVDPRTVRLTLTAPDVLILDFLASPQGAQVSPRSLREAKNLKAGGVDVVGTGPFVLDRYVPGQELHYRRNPGYDWAPPTATHTGPAHLDEITYRFLKESAVRVGALTSNQVQLIEGVPATDQPLITGNPRLRLTRELNSGSAYSYYFNVSRAPFDDLRVRQAFREALDVDTVLASVYRDTATRAWSVVSPSSPLYDRRLEGGYGGDTAKANSLLDQAGWKTRDADGYRTRDGRRLTVRLVQAAPYVRDRRDVLAQAVQAAVKQSAGIDLRVSLVDQGTAQQAFERNEYEVFDNSRADTDAGAALNLLLHSGGGINRARINDPQLDRLLEAGQATADPSRRAAGYAELQQRVVAEQALALPLYAPADQIAASTTVGGARFEPTAGVPASAYDLWIAR
- a CDS encoding DUF4395 domain-containing protein, whose translation is MLLDPRAPRFAAAVTTVVLAVALVTGSTVPLIAQAVVFAVTAASPRLGPYGLLYRVFVAPRLAPPRELEPAAPVRFAQLVGLLFVLVAAIGQFVGVPALGFAATGAALVAAFLNAAFDLCLGCVGYLALRRLVGRPMTARVPTGLS